A stretch of DNA from Telopea speciosissima isolate NSW1024214 ecotype Mountain lineage chromosome 5, Tspe_v1, whole genome shotgun sequence:
GATTGGTTCTTTGCCAATCAGTTTCTCTGGGTTGAAGAATGTGCAGTTGTTGGATATTTCTAGTAACAAATTGACTGGATTTGTGCCTCAGAACTTGTGCCAATTACCTAAATTGCACAATTTCACATTCTCTTACAATTACTTCAAGGGTGAGGCACCTGAGTGTTTAGCAACAAAGGAATCAGAGTTGGTGTTGGACGATACCAACAATTGCTTGGCTGATAGGCCGGAACAGAAGACAGCAAGCGAATGTTTGCCTGTGGTGAGCAGACCAGTGGATTGCACCAAGTTGAAGTGTGGAAATCCAGCAACACCATCTCCAAAGCCAACACCACCCACCCCAAAACCACAACCACCACCTACACCAGTCTCAACTCCACCACCAGTTGTGACACCTACACCTCCTGCACCAGTCTCAATTCCACCAGTTGTGGCTCCTACACCAGAACCTGAAGCACCAACTCCAGTGTCCTCCCCTCCACCACCAGCACCAGTCCAATCCTCACCACCACCGGTGAACTCTCCTCCACCACCTGTCGTCCActccccaccaccaccagtgAATTCTCCCCCACCACCAGTCGTCCActccccaccaccaccagtgGTGCACTCTCCTCCACCACCAGTCATCCActccccaccaccaccagtgGTGCACTCTCCTCCACCACCAGTCATCCActccccaccaccaccagttGTCCACTCTCCTCCACCACCAGTCGTCCACtcccctccaccaccaccaccagtggTGCACTCTCCTCCACCACCAGTTGTCCACTCCCCACCGCCACCAGTCATCCACTCTCCTCCACCACCAATGGTGCACTCTCCTCCACCACCCGTCGTTCAgtccccaccaccaccagtcGTCCACTCTCCCCCACCACCAGTCTACTCCCCACCACCACTAGTCGTCccttctccaccaccaccagtcGTCcactctccaccaccaccagtgAACTCTCCCCCACCACCAGTTGTCCACTCCCCACCACCCACACCAGTGCAGTCCCCTCCACCACCCGCACCAGTCTCCTCTCCACCACCCCCAGTGGTGTTACCCCCACCACCCACACCAGTGAagtctccaccaccaccagtgCAGTCCCCTCCACCAACCGCACCAGTCTCCTCTCCACCACCCCCAGTGGTGTTATCCCCACCACCCACACCAGTCtcctctccaccaccaccagaggtatccccaccaccacccacaCCAGTGAAGTCTCCACCACCACCGGCTCCAGTCTCTTCTCCACCACCAGCTCCAGCTGACGATTTCATTTTGCCACCAAATCTCGGGT
This window harbors:
- the LOC122662773 gene encoding pollen-specific leucine-rich repeat extensin-like protein 3; the protein is MVLPSFPSKKQASGYLLLFLAFSSSLFIPSSLALTNAQASWIARRQLLTLREGGHLPDNYEFEVDLKITFANDRLRRAYIALQAWKKSIFSDPQNITGNWVGADVCAYNGVFCAPALDDPSINVVAGVDLNNADIAGYLPPELGLLTDLALLHINSNRFCGIVPPSFGKLPSLYELDISNNRFVGGFPKETLSIPVLKYLDIRFNDFEGELPSELFEKDLDAIFVNNNRFSGKIPDSLGNTHASVVVFANNKFSGCIPGSITKMGSLEEIIFMNNNLSGCVPPEFGLLGNVTVLDLAGNNLIGSLPISFSGLKNVQLLDISSNKLTGFVPQNLCQLPKLHNFTFSYNYFKGEAPECLATKESELVLDDTNNCLADRPEQKTASECLPVVSRPVDCTKLKCGNPATPSPKPTPPTPKPQPPPTPVSTPPPVVTPTPPAPVSIPPVVAPTPEPEAPTPVSSPPPPAPVQSSPPPVNSPPPPVVHSPPPPVNSPPPPVVHSPPPPVVHSPPPPVIHSPPPPVVHSPPPPVIHSPPPPVVHSPPPPVVHSPPPPPPVVHSPPPPVVHSPPPPVIHSPPPPMVHSPPPPVVQSPPPPVVHSPPPPVYSPPPLVVPSPPPPVVHSPPPPVNSPPPPVVHSPPPTPVQSPPPPAPVSSPPPPVVLPPPPTPVKSPPPPVQSPPPTAPVSSPPPPVVLSPPPTPVSSPPPPEVSPPPPTPVKSPPPPAPVSSPPPAPADDFILPPNLGFQYSSPPPPIFPGY